The Vicia villosa cultivar HV-30 ecotype Madison, WI unplaced genomic scaffold, Vvil1.0 ctg.000044F_1_1, whole genome shotgun sequence genome contains a region encoding:
- the LOC131622781 gene encoding uncharacterized protein LOC131622781 codes for MVSSKRHLSCEEEEVSTHHKKAKQLPPLSSIVLNSADCDLDFNIECNGLVGYGLHEEGFGYCWSGARATVGITKGRYCFGCTVVSAQPVDTDDTSLDQQHLCRLGVSRGDDTVGALGETKHSFGYGGTGKFSNAGKFMNFGDKFGVGDTIVCCMDLESKPFASIAFSKNGKWLGIAFQFDVGSLGLGMDSSFSKDSPWEWALFPHVLLKNVVVQMQFSVEQGLVPQEGFKPWALAVADGNAVMGPSFSEPKDCELMMLVGLPASGKTTWAEKWVKDHPEKRYVLLGTNLILEQMKVPGLLRKNNYGERFDRLMDKASSMFNVILSRAANIPRNYIIDQTNVYKNARKRKLMPFVDYQKIAVVVFPKPEELKRRSEKRFEEMGKEVPVDVLNNMIANYVLPKSKDFPNSDEYFDKVLFVELNREASQKYLDQVKQDTPSLSNNNQSTLSRRGSSQSSFGPALQNQGSSTGSGIQQWRAHCPNSQADYRMPSQVDAHGHMTEPQLSMNPLSGGYPSSQISNVARPPYPFGLYSNHEPSCYPRDNAGSSRTYGDVEAYRNPVLGSQYRPSMAGNSNMGFPGRPYVDYRESQPFNYSTYGRPYVEYRDFQPELPSPAAATPSLPPYGEATLRPQHGGLPDNVQYSGRYACQYPKYYYP; via the exons ATGGTTTCTTCCAAACGCCATTTATCATGTGAAGAAGAGGAAGTATCAACTCATCACAAGAAAGCAAAACAACTGCCTCCTTTATCAAGTATTGTTCTCAATTCTGCTGATTGTGATTTAG ATTTCAACATTGAATGCAATGGACTTGTTGGATATGGCCTTCATGAGGAAGGCTTTGGTTACTGTTGGTCTGGTGCTAGAGCTACTGTTGGAATAACAAAGGGAAGATATTGTTTTGGTTGCACTGTTGTTTCTGCTCAACCCGTTGATACCGATGATACTTCCCTTGATCAGCAACATCTTTGTCGTCTTGGTGTTTCTAGAGGTGATGATACCGTTGGAGCTCTTGGTGAGACAAAACACAGCTTTGGTTATGGTGGCACTGGAAAGTTTTCCAATGCCGGCAAGTTTATGAATTTCGGTGATAAGTTTGGAGTTGGTGATACAATTGTTTGTTGCatggatcttgagagtaaaccaTTTGCTTCTATTGCATTCTCTAAGAATGGTAAATGGTTGGGTATTGCGTTTCAATTTGATGTTGGTTCTCTTGGTCTTGGAATGGACTCTTCTTTTTCAAAGGATTCGCCTTGGGAATGGGCACTTTTTCCgcatgttcttttgaaaaatgtTGTGGTTCAGATGCAGTTCAGTGTTGAACAAGGACTTGTGCCTCAAGAAGGGTTCAAACCTTGGGCCTTGGCAGTTGCAGATGGAAATGCGGTTATGGGACCTTCATTTTCTGAACCAAAGGATTGTGAATTGATGATGCTCGTGGGATTACCGGCTTCAGGAAAAACTACATGGGCTGAAAAATGGGTGAAAGATCATCCGGAGAAGCGTTATGTTTTGCTTGGCACAAACTTAATTCTTGAACAAATGAAG GTTCCTGGGCTGTTGCGGAAAAACAACTATGGTGAAAGGTTTGATCGTTTGATGGACAAGGCAAGTTCAATGTTCAATGTAATTCTGTCCAGGGCAGCTAACATACCTCGCAATTATATAATTGATCAGACAAATGTGTATAAAAATGCACGCAAGCGTAAGCTTATGCCTTTTGTTGACTATCAAAAG ATTGCTGTTGTCGTGTTCCCAAAGCCAGAAGAGCTCAAGAGACGATCTGAAAAAAGATTTGAAGAAATGGGCAAAGAAGTTCCAGTTGATGTTTTGAATAACATGATTG CTAACTATGTTCTACCTAAGAGCAAGGATTTTCCGAACTCAGATGAATATTTTGATAAG GTTTTGTTTGTTGAACTGAATCGAGAGGCGTCTCAAAAGTATTTGGATCAGGTGAAGCAAGATACTCCATCTCTATCTAATAACAACCAGTCAACATTATCGCGCAGAGGTTCTTCTCAGTCTTCTTTCGGGCCTGCATTGCAAAATCAAGGAAGTTCAACAG GAAGTGGCATTCAACAGTGGAGAGCTCATTGTCCAAACTCTCAAGCCGACTATAGGATGCCTAGTCAA GTCGATGCACATGGCCATATGACTGAACCTCAGCTTAGCATGAATCCATTGTCAGGAGGATATCCAAGCAGTCAAatttcaaatgttgcaagaccaCCCTATCCTTTTGGACTTTATTCCAATCACGAACCATCTTGTTATCCTAGAGATAATGCTGGTTCCAGTAGAACTTACGGTGACGTCGAAGCATATAGGAATCCTGTTTTGGGTAGCCAGTATAGGCCAAGTATGGCAGGGAACAGCAACATGGGTTTTCCTGGAAGACCTTATGTTGACTACCGTGAGTCGCAACCTTTTAATTATAGTACATATGGAAGACCTTATGTTGAATACAGAGATTTCCAACCTGAGTTGCCTTCACCTGCTGCAGCCACAC CTTCGCTTCCCCCGTATGGAGAAGCGACATTAAGACCTCAACATGGTGGATTACCTGATAACGTGCAGTATTCAGGGAGATATGCTTGTCAGTATCCAAAGTACTACTACCCTTGA